In Pseudomonas oryzicola, one DNA window encodes the following:
- the pcaH gene encoding protocatechuate 3,4-dioxygenase subunit beta yields MPAQDTSRFVIRDRNWHPKALTPDYKTSIARSPRQALVSIPQSISETTGPDFSHLGFGAHDHDLLLNFNHGGLPIGERIIVAGRVVDQYGKPVPNTLVEMWQANAGGRYRHKNDRYLAPLDPNFGGVGRCLTDRDGYYSFRTIKPGPYPWRNGPNDWRPAHIHFAISGPSIATKLITQLYFEGDPLIPMCPIVKSIANPQAVQQLIAKLDMSNANPMDCLAYRFDIVLRGQRKTHFENC; encoded by the coding sequence ATGCCCGCCCAGGACACCAGCCGCTTCGTGATCCGTGATCGCAACTGGCACCCCAAAGCCCTTACGCCTGACTACAAGACGTCCATTGCCCGTTCGCCGCGCCAGGCACTGGTCAGCATTCCGCAGTCGATCAGCGAAACCACCGGCCCGGACTTTTCCCACCTGGGTTTCGGCGCCCACGACCATGATCTGCTGCTGAACTTCAACCACGGTGGCTTGCCGATCGGTGAGCGCATCATCGTCGCCGGCCGCGTCGTCGACCAGTACGGCAAGCCTGTGCCGAATACCTTGGTGGAAATGTGGCAGGCCAACGCCGGTGGCCGCTACCGTCACAAGAATGACCGTTACCTGGCACCGCTGGACCCGAACTTCGGTGGTGTCGGCCGCTGCCTGACCGACCGTGACGGCTACTACAGCTTCCGCACCATCAAGCCGGGCCCGTACCCCTGGCGCAACGGGCCGAACGACTGGCGTCCGGCGCATATCCATTTCGCCATCAGCGGCCCTTCGATCGCCACCAAACTGATCACCCAGTTGTACTTCGAGGGTGATCCGCTGATCCCGATGTGCCCGATCGTCAAGTCGATCGCCAACCCGCAAGCGGTGCAGCAACTGATCGCCAAGCTCGACATGAGCAACGCCAACCCGATGGATTGCCTGGCCTACCGCTTCGACATCGTGCTGCGCGGCCAGCGCAAGACCCACTTCGAAAACTGCTGA
- the cydB gene encoding cytochrome d ubiquinol oxidase subunit II, with product MGIDLSLIWAVIIIFGVMMYVVMDGFDLGIGMLFPFVKGERDRDVMMNTVAPVWDGNETWLVLGGAGLFGAFPMAYSVVLEALYLPLILMLIGLIFRGVAFEFRFKAKDDKRHIWDKAFIGGSLVATFFQGVALGAFLEGFKVVDRHFAGGTLDWLTPFSLFCGLGLIVAYTLLGCTWLIMKTEGPLQQKMHDIARPLALVLLVVIGIVSLWTPIAYPQIADRWFSMPNLVWFMPVPILVLVTFYGLLKAVARNAHYTPFLLTLVLIFLGYSGLGISLWPNIIPPSISIWDAAAPPQSQGFMLVGTLFILPFILMYTFWSYYVFRGKVTHEDGYH from the coding sequence ATGGGTATCGACCTTTCGCTGATCTGGGCCGTGATCATCATCTTCGGCGTGATGATGTACGTGGTGATGGATGGTTTCGACCTGGGAATCGGCATGCTCTTCCCGTTCGTCAAGGGCGAGCGTGATCGCGATGTGATGATGAACACCGTCGCTCCCGTGTGGGACGGTAACGAAACCTGGCTGGTCCTGGGAGGGGCCGGGCTGTTCGGCGCGTTCCCGATGGCCTACTCGGTGGTGCTGGAGGCGCTGTACCTGCCGTTGATCCTGATGCTGATCGGCCTGATCTTCCGTGGCGTGGCCTTCGAGTTCCGCTTCAAGGCCAAGGACGACAAGCGCCATATCTGGGACAAGGCGTTCATCGGGGGCTCGCTGGTCGCCACTTTCTTCCAGGGCGTGGCCCTGGGTGCGTTCCTCGAGGGCTTCAAGGTGGTCGACCGGCATTTCGCCGGTGGTACGCTCGATTGGCTGACCCCGTTCAGCCTGTTCTGCGGCCTGGGGCTGATCGTTGCCTACACCCTGTTGGGCTGCACTTGGCTGATCATGAAGACCGAGGGGCCGCTGCAGCAGAAGATGCACGACATTGCCCGCCCGCTGGCGCTGGTGTTGCTGGTGGTGATCGGCATTGTCAGCCTGTGGACACCGATCGCCTACCCACAGATCGCTGACCGCTGGTTCAGCATGCCTAACCTGGTCTGGTTCATGCCAGTGCCGATCCTGGTGCTGGTCACCTTCTACGGCTTGCTCAAGGCAGTGGCGCGCAATGCTCACTACACGCCGTTCCTGCTCACCCTGGTGCTGATATTCCTCGGCTACAGCGGCTTGGGTATCAGCCTGTGGCCGAACATCATCCCGCCGTCGATCTCGATCTGGGATGCCGCGGCGCCACCGCAGAGCCAGGGCTTCATGCTGGTGGGCACACTGTTCATTCTGCCATTCATCCTCATGTACACCTTCTGGAGTTATTACGTGTTCCGCGGCAAGGTTACCCACGAAGACGGCTATCACTAG
- a CDS encoding methyltransferase, whose translation MPLLTTPYAELDLIRQPDQANDPLQAFDAADEYLLAQLHEQAPTADCRVLVLNDSFGALAASLAGKLQVVSSGDSHLAHLALEKNLVRNGLPFDSVPFVAASEHWQGSFDRVLLRVPKTLALLEEQLIRLQGHLAPGAQVIAGAMIKHLPRAAGDLMEKYIGPVQASLAQKKARLLTATLATRPLARSPYPSRYRLDAPALELVNHANVFCREGLDIGTRAFLPHLPRDLGRARVADLGCGNGVLAIASALANPEAEYTLIDESYMAVQSAQENWQAALAERAATFLAADGLAGAEKQSLDVVLCNPPFHQQQVVGDFLAWRMFQQAREALVVGGALYIVGNRHLGYHSKLARLFRGVEQVAATPKFVILKARK comes from the coding sequence ATGCCCCTGCTGACCACTCCCTACGCCGAACTCGACCTGATCCGCCAGCCGGATCAGGCCAACGACCCCTTGCAGGCTTTCGATGCAGCCGACGAATACCTGCTTGCGCAGTTGCACGAGCAGGCCCCGACGGCCGATTGCCGGGTGCTGGTGCTCAACGACAGCTTCGGCGCCCTGGCTGCCAGCCTGGCCGGCAAGCTGCAAGTGGTCAGTAGTGGCGATTCGCACCTGGCGCACCTGGCTCTGGAAAAAAACCTGGTACGCAATGGCCTGCCGTTCGACAGCGTCCCCTTCGTAGCGGCCAGCGAACATTGGCAAGGCTCGTTCGACCGGGTGCTGCTGCGCGTACCCAAGACCCTGGCTTTGCTCGAAGAGCAGCTGATCCGCCTGCAAGGCCACCTGGCGCCCGGCGCACAAGTGATTGCCGGAGCGATGATCAAGCACCTGCCCCGGGCTGCCGGTGACCTGATGGAGAAATACATCGGCCCGGTGCAGGCCTCGCTGGCGCAGAAAAAGGCCCGCTTGCTGACGGCGACGCTGGCCACGCGGCCGCTCGCCCGGTCGCCCTACCCCAGCCGCTACCGCCTCGACGCGCCAGCGCTGGAGCTGGTCAACCACGCCAACGTGTTCTGCCGCGAAGGCCTGGACATCGGCACCCGCGCCTTCCTGCCGCACCTGCCACGCGACCTGGGGCGCGCCCGGGTGGCGGACTTGGGCTGCGGCAACGGTGTGCTGGCGATTGCCAGCGCCCTGGCCAATCCCGAGGCCGAGTACACCCTGATCGACGAGTCATACATGGCAGTGCAATCGGCGCAGGAAAACTGGCAGGCCGCATTGGCCGAGCGCGCGGCGACGTTCCTTGCGGCAGACGGGCTGGCCGGGGCAGAGAAACAGTCGCTGGACGTGGTGCTGTGCAACCCGCCGTTCCACCAGCAGCAGGTAGTGGGCGATTTCCTCGCCTGGCGCATGTTCCAGCAGGCGCGTGAGGCGCTGGTGGTGGGTGGGGCGCTGTATATCGTGGGTAACCGGCACCTGGGCTATCACAGCAAGCTGGCGCGGTTGTTCCGCGGCGTGGAGCAGGTGGCGGCTACGCCCAAGTTCGTCATCCTGAAAGCCCGTAAATAA
- the trmA gene encoding tRNA (uridine(54)-C5)-methyltransferase TrmA translates to MSAVFDPSSYATQLDAKVARLRELLAPFGAPEPAVFDSPREHYRLRAEFRLWREDGQRHYAMFAPGEKHKAILIDDFPIASQRINELMPRLKAAWQASEELGNRLFQVEFLTTLAGDAMVTMCYHRPLDEAWEVAARQLAGELGVSVIGRSKGKRLVIGRDYAVEKLDVAGRVFSYRQPEGAFTQPNGAVNQKMLSWAFEAIGEREDDLLELYCGNGNFTLPLATRVRQVLATEISKTSVNAALSNLDENAVDNVQLVRLSAEELTQALNEVRPFRRLEGIDLKGYDFGTVFVDPPRAGMDPDTCELTRRFERILYISCNPETLAANIAQLHDTHRIERCALFDQFPYTHHMESGVLLVRR, encoded by the coding sequence ATGAGTGCTGTTTTCGACCCCTCCTCCTATGCCACCCAGCTGGACGCCAAGGTGGCCCGGCTGCGCGAGCTGCTGGCGCCGTTCGGTGCGCCGGAGCCGGCTGTCTTCGATTCGCCGCGAGAGCACTACCGCCTGCGTGCCGAGTTCCGCCTGTGGCGCGAGGATGGTCAGCGTCACTACGCCATGTTCGCTCCGGGCGAGAAGCACAAGGCGATCCTGATCGACGACTTCCCGATTGCCAGCCAGCGAATCAACGAGTTGATGCCGCGCCTGAAGGCGGCCTGGCAGGCCAGCGAAGAACTCGGCAACCGGCTGTTCCAGGTAGAGTTCCTGACTACCCTGGCGGGTGATGCCATGGTCACGATGTGCTATCACCGCCCGCTGGACGAAGCCTGGGAAGTGGCTGCACGACAGCTGGCTGGCGAACTGGGCGTAAGCGTGATAGGCCGTTCCAAGGGCAAACGCCTGGTGATCGGCCGCGACTACGCGGTGGAAAAACTCGACGTGGCTGGCCGCGTGTTCAGCTATCGCCAACCGGAAGGCGCGTTCACCCAACCGAACGGTGCGGTGAACCAGAAAATGCTGAGCTGGGCCTTCGAGGCCATTGGCGAGCGCGAAGACGACCTGCTGGAACTCTATTGCGGCAACGGCAATTTCACCCTGCCGCTGGCCACCCGCGTGCGCCAGGTACTGGCCACCGAAATCAGCAAGACTTCGGTCAATGCCGCGCTGAGCAACCTCGACGAGAACGCGGTGGACAACGTGCAGCTGGTGCGGCTGTCGGCGGAGGAGCTGACCCAGGCACTGAATGAGGTGCGACCGTTCCGTCGCCTGGAAGGCATCGACCTGAAGGGCTATGACTTCGGCACGGTATTCGTCGACCCGCCGCGCGCGGGGATGGACCCGGATACCTGCGAGCTGACCCGGCGTTTCGAGCGGATCCTGTACATCTCGTGCAACCCGGAGACGCTGGCGGCGAACATTGCCCAGTTGCACGACACCCACCGTATCGAGCGCTGTGCGTTGTTTGACCAGTTCCCCTATACCCACCATATGGAAAGTGGGGTTTTGCTGGTTCGGCGCTGA
- a CDS encoding MFS transporter, producing MSDSASQLLRHHRPFLAFWLARVFTASGFQMLTVAIGWHLYQLTGNVLDLGLVGLVEFAPRVLFMLHTGHVADRYDRRKVAALCQTLQGLIALALAVGSATDNVTRELIFALAFLLGATRSFEMPATQALLPNVVPAGLFPRAVAASASATQAATIVAPALGGFLYAFGSLWVYGPTVALYAIACVLTLSLQARGQVAQRGRASLESLLAGIRFIRSRPDILGAISLDLFAVLLGGATALLPVFAKDILLTGPLGLGLLRSAPAVGALLMSLWLARFPFERNVGRTMFTAVGVFGVATIAFGLSTSFWFSLAVLVVLGAADMISMVIRGAFVQLETPDEMRGRVSAVNGLFIGASNQLGEFESGVTAHWFGTVPAVVLGGVGTLVVTGLWIKLFPTLARRDRLHNG from the coding sequence ATGTCCGATTCCGCTTCGCAGTTGCTGCGTCATCACCGCCCTTTCCTGGCCTTCTGGCTGGCCCGCGTATTCACCGCCAGCGGTTTCCAGATGCTCACCGTGGCTATTGGCTGGCACCTCTACCAGTTGACTGGCAATGTGCTGGACCTGGGCCTGGTCGGGCTGGTCGAGTTCGCCCCGCGTGTGCTGTTCATGTTGCATACCGGGCATGTCGCCGACCGCTATGACCGGCGCAAGGTCGCCGCATTGTGCCAAACCCTGCAAGGGCTGATTGCCTTGGCACTGGCAGTGGGCAGCGCCACCGACAACGTCACTCGCGAACTGATCTTCGCCCTGGCCTTCCTGCTCGGCGCCACGCGCTCCTTCGAGATGCCGGCGACCCAGGCGCTGCTGCCCAACGTGGTGCCGGCCGGGCTGTTCCCACGGGCAGTGGCGGCGTCGGCGTCGGCCACCCAGGCGGCGACCATCGTGGCGCCGGCGCTGGGCGGCTTCCTGTATGCCTTCGGCAGCCTCTGGGTATACGGCCCGACCGTGGCCCTGTACGCCATCGCCTGTGTACTGACCCTGAGCCTGCAGGCACGCGGCCAGGTGGCCCAGCGTGGGCGCGCCAGCCTCGAATCGCTGCTGGCCGGCATCCGTTTCATCCGCAGCCGGCCCGACATCCTCGGCGCCATCTCGCTGGACCTGTTCGCCGTATTGCTGGGCGGCGCCACCGCGCTGCTGCCGGTGTTCGCCAAGGACATCCTGCTGACCGGGCCGCTGGGCCTCGGCTTGCTGCGCTCGGCGCCGGCAGTGGGGGCGCTGTTGATGTCGCTATGGCTGGCGCGGTTCCCGTTCGAGCGCAACGTGGGGCGGACCATGTTCACGGCGGTCGGCGTGTTCGGTGTGGCGACCATTGCCTTTGGCCTGTCGACCTCGTTCTGGTTCTCGCTTGCGGTACTGGTGGTACTGGGCGCGGCGGACATGATCAGCATGGTCATCCGCGGCGCCTTCGTGCAGCTGGAAACACCGGATGAAATGCGCGGACGGGTCAGCGCGGTGAACGGCCTGTTCATCGGTGCTTCGAACCAGCTCGGCGAGTTCGAATCGGGGGTGACGGCGCACTGGTTTGGCACAGTGCCGGCAGTGGTGTTGGGCGGTGTCGGCACCCTGGTGGTGACCGGGCTGTGGATAAAACTGTTCCCGACGCTGGCCAGACGGGATCGGTTGCATAACGGCTGA
- a CDS encoding cytochrome ubiquinol oxidase subunit I, with amino-acid sequence MFGIEALELARMQFAFTVSFHILFPAITIGLASYLAVLEGLWLRTDNQVYRDLYHFWSKIFAVNFGMGVVSGLVMAYQFGTNWSRFSDFAGAITGPLLTYEVLTAFFLEAGFLGVMLFGWNRVGRGLHFFSTVMVALGTLVSTFWILASNSWMQTPQGHEIIDGRVVPVDWLAVVFNPSFPYRLMHMATAAFVATAFFVGASAAWHLLRGRDNPALRKMLSMAMWMALIVAPIQAVIGDFHGLNTLKHQPVKIAAIEGHWENVPGEPTPLILFGIPDMQAETTRFKLEIPALGSLILTHSLDKQVPAMKEFPPEDRPNSTIVFWSFRIMVGLGLLMIFVGLWSLWLRKRGTLYTSRPFLHLALWMGPSGLIALLAGWFTTEIGRQPWVVYGLMRTADGVSNHSYAQLGFTLVAFVVVYFALFGTGLGYMMRLVRKGPQTGEGDEHSSGGPGTKRTPARPLSAADDGREANSASLSKEN; translated from the coding sequence ATGTTCGGAATAGAGGCCCTGGAACTCGCCCGAATGCAGTTTGCCTTTACCGTTTCGTTCCACATTCTGTTCCCGGCCATCACCATTGGCCTGGCCAGCTACCTGGCCGTCCTCGAAGGCCTCTGGTTGCGGACCGACAACCAGGTCTACCGTGACCTTTATCACTTCTGGTCGAAGATCTTTGCCGTCAACTTCGGCATGGGTGTGGTCTCCGGCCTGGTCATGGCTTATCAGTTCGGCACCAACTGGAGCCGCTTCTCCGACTTTGCCGGCGCCATCACCGGCCCGTTGCTCACCTACGAGGTGCTGACCGCGTTCTTCCTCGAAGCAGGTTTCCTGGGCGTCATGCTGTTCGGCTGGAACCGCGTCGGCCGCGGCCTGCATTTCTTTTCCACGGTGATGGTAGCGCTCGGCACGCTGGTCTCGACCTTCTGGATCCTCGCCTCCAACAGCTGGATGCAGACCCCGCAAGGCCACGAGATCATCGATGGCCGGGTGGTGCCGGTGGACTGGCTGGCAGTGGTATTCAACCCGTCGTTCCCTTACCGCCTGATGCACATGGCCACTGCCGCGTTCGTGGCCACGGCATTCTTCGTCGGCGCCTCGGCGGCCTGGCACCTGCTGCGCGGGCGTGACAACCCAGCGCTGCGCAAGATGCTGTCGATGGCCATGTGGATGGCGCTGATCGTGGCACCGATCCAGGCTGTGATCGGTGACTTCCACGGCCTCAACACGCTCAAGCACCAGCCGGTGAAGATCGCCGCGATCGAAGGCCACTGGGAGAACGTGCCCGGCGAGCCAACCCCGCTGATCCTGTTCGGCATCCCCGACATGCAGGCCGAGACCACTCGCTTCAAGCTCGAGATCCCGGCGCTCGGTAGCCTGATCCTGACCCACAGCCTGGACAAGCAGGTGCCGGCGATGAAGGAGTTCCCGCCGGAAGACCGGCCCAACTCGACCATCGTCTTCTGGTCGTTCCGGATCATGGTCGGGCTGGGGCTGCTGATGATCTTCGTCGGCCTGTGGAGCCTGTGGCTGCGCAAGCGCGGCACACTCTATACCTCACGCCCGTTCCTGCATCTGGCCTTGTGGATGGGCCCGTCCGGGCTGATCGCCTTGCTGGCCGGGTGGTTCACCACCGAAATCGGCCGCCAGCCCTGGGTGGTGTACGGCCTGATGCGCACCGCGGACGGTGTGTCCAACCACAGCTACGCCCAGCTCGGCTTCACCCTGGTGGCCTTCGTGGTGGTGTATTTCGCCCTGTTCGGTACTGGCCTTGGCTACATGATGCGCCTGGTGCGCAAAGGCCCGCAGACCGGCGAAGGCGACGAGCACAGCAGCGGTGGCCCTGGCACCAAACGCACGCCGGCGCGGCCGCTGTCCGCCGCCGATGATGGCCGTGAGGCCAACTCCGCCAGCCTGAGCAAGGAAAACTGA
- a CDS encoding DUF2474 domain-containing protein — translation MMTGKHGLEEKKPLWQRLGWLLLIWAMSVAALGVAAWVMRLFMGAAGLTTH, via the coding sequence ATGATGACCGGCAAGCATGGCTTGGAGGAGAAAAAGCCCCTGTGGCAGCGGCTGGGCTGGCTGTTGCTGATCTGGGCAATGAGCGTGGCAGCGCTGGGTGTGGCGGCCTGGGTGATGCGTCTGTTCATGGGCGCCGCAGGTCTGACCACCCATTGA
- the pcaG gene encoding protocatechuate 3,4-dioxygenase subunit alpha has protein sequence MPIELLPETPSQTAGPYVHIGLALEAAGNPTRDQEIWNRLARPDAPGEHILLIGHVYDGNGHLVRDSFLELWQADANGEYQDAYNLENAFNSFGRTATTFDAGEWTAHTVKPGVVKNAAGVPMAPHINISLFARGINIHLHTRLYFDDEAQANAKCPVLNLIEQPQRRETLVAKRCEVDGKTAYRFDIRIQGEGETVFFDF, from the coding sequence ATGCCAATCGAACTGCTGCCGGAAACCCCTTCGCAGACTGCCGGCCCCTACGTACACATCGGCCTGGCCCTGGAAGCGGCCGGCAACCCGACCCGCGACCAGGAAATCTGGAACCGCCTGGCCAGGCCAGATGCGCCCGGCGAGCATATCCTGCTGATCGGCCATGTATATGACGGCAATGGCCACCTGGTGCGGGACTCGTTCCTGGAGCTCTGGCAAGCCGATGCCAATGGTGAATACCAGGATGCCTACAACCTGGAAAACGCCTTCAACAGCTTTGGCCGCACGGCTACAACCTTCGATGCGGGCGAGTGGACTGCACATACGGTGAAGCCAGGCGTGGTGAAGAACGCTGCCGGTGTGCCAATGGCACCGCACATCAACATCAGCCTGTTTGCCCGGGGGATCAACATCCACCTCCACACACGCCTGTATTTCGATGATGAAGCGCAGGCCAATGCCAAGTGCCCGGTGCTCAACCTGATCGAGCAGCCGCAGCGGCGCGAGACCCTGGTGGCCAAGCGGTGCGAGGTGGACGGGAAGACGGCGTATCGCTTCGATATCCGTATTCAGGGGGAAGGGGAGACGGTTTTCTTCGACTTCTGA
- a CDS encoding NCS2 family permease — translation MLERLFQLRAHNTNVRTEILAGVTTFLAMAYILFVNPSILGETGMDKGAVFVATCLAAAIGSVTMGLIANYPIALAPGMGLNAFFTYTVVLHMGHTWQVALGAVFLSAVMFFLLSIFRIREWIVNSIPLPLRSAIAAGIGLFLALIALHNAGIVVDNPATLVGLGDLKQPAPLLATLGFFLIVGLESLKVRGAVLIGILAVTIASIVMGVTPFGGIVSMPPSLAPTFLQLDIAGALDVGLVSVIFAFLFVDLFDNSGTLIGVAKRAGLMGKDGHMPKMGRALIADSTAAMAGSLLGTSTTTSYIESAAGVSAGGRTGLTAIVVAVLFLLALFFAPLAGSVPAFATAPALLFVAVLMASGLAEINWDDVTEAAPVVVTALAMPLTYSIANGIAFGFIAWTAVKLISGRHRDLNPALVILSILFVIKLGWFNA, via the coding sequence ATGCTGGAAAGGCTGTTTCAACTGAGAGCACACAACACCAATGTGCGCACCGAGATTCTCGCGGGCGTCACGACCTTCCTGGCCATGGCCTACATCCTGTTCGTCAACCCGAGCATCCTCGGCGAGACCGGCATGGACAAGGGCGCGGTCTTCGTCGCCACCTGCCTGGCTGCGGCCATCGGTTCGGTGACCATGGGCCTGATCGCCAACTACCCGATCGCCCTGGCTCCGGGCATGGGCCTGAACGCATTCTTCACCTACACCGTGGTGCTGCACATGGGCCACACCTGGCAGGTGGCACTGGGCGCGGTATTCCTGTCGGCGGTGATGTTCTTCCTGTTGTCGATCTTCCGCATCCGCGAATGGATCGTGAACAGCATCCCGCTGCCGCTGCGTTCGGCCATTGCCGCCGGTATCGGCTTGTTCCTGGCGCTGATCGCCCTGCATAACGCCGGCATCGTCGTCGATAACCCGGCCACCCTGGTGGGCCTGGGCGACCTCAAGCAGCCGGCACCGCTCCTCGCTACCCTGGGCTTCTTCCTGATTGTCGGCCTGGAGTCGCTGAAAGTGCGCGGCGCGGTGCTGATCGGCATCCTTGCCGTGACCATCGCCTCGATCGTGATGGGCGTGACCCCCTTCGGCGGCATCGTCTCCATGCCACCGTCGCTGGCCCCGACCTTCCTGCAGCTGGACATCGCCGGTGCGCTGGACGTCGGCCTGGTCAGCGTGATCTTCGCCTTCCTGTTCGTCGACTTGTTCGACAACTCCGGCACCCTGATCGGCGTGGCCAAGCGTGCCGGGCTGATGGGCAAGGACGGGCACATGCCAAAGATGGGCCGTGCGCTGATCGCCGACAGTACCGCAGCCATGGCCGGGTCGTTGCTGGGCACCTCGACCACCACCAGCTACATCGAATCCGCTGCAGGCGTGAGCGCCGGTGGCCGCACCGGCCTGACCGCCATCGTGGTCGCTGTGCTGTTCCTGCTGGCGCTGTTCTTCGCTCCGCTGGCCGGTAGCGTGCCGGCCTTCGCCACCGCCCCGGCGCTGCTGTTCGTCGCGGTACTGATGGCTTCGGGCCTGGCGGAAATAAACTGGGACGACGTCACCGAGGCCGCACCGGTGGTGGTGACCGCCCTGGCCATGCCGCTGACCTACTCCATCGCCAACGGCATCGCCTTCGGCTTCATCGCCTGGACCGCCGTCAAGCTGATTTCCGGTCGCCACCGCGACCTGAACCCGGCCCTGGTGATCCTTTCCATCCTGTTCGTCATCAAGCTGGGCTGGTTCAACGCATGA